Proteins encoded together in one Papaver somniferum cultivar HN1 unplaced genomic scaffold, ASM357369v1 unplaced-scaffold_117, whole genome shotgun sequence window:
- the LOC113329636 gene encoding uncharacterized protein LOC113329636 — MVITGSDIEGIDNLKIYLISYFQMKDLGSFSYFLGIEVGKSNNGYFVSQVKYASEIIQRAGISDTNIVDTPLEVNMRHSPTYGTLSNPTFYRKLVGSLNYLTITRHDISHAVRSLQFSSKYDLTLKAYSDSDWAGDVTNRQSITGYFVFLGDSLISWRSKKQTIVSRSSAEAEYRVLAHTTSEIIWLLWLLSDMGIHLHNHTPMFCDNKASIQITDNDVFHERT, encoded by the exons atggttaTTACTGGTAGTGATATTGAAGGAATTGATAATCTCAAAATATATCTCATTTCTTATTTTCAGATGAAAGACCTTGGTTCCTTTAGTTATTTTCTGGGCATTGAAGTAGGCAAATCCAACAATGGATACTTTGTATCTCAGGTTAAGTACGCATCTGAAATTATTCAACGTGCTGGCATCAGTGATACTAATATTGTGGATACTCCTCTTGAAGTCAATATGAGACATAGTCCAACATATGGAACTCTATCCAATCCAACATTTTATCGGAAACTGGTAGGAAGTCTCAACTACTTGACTATTACTAGGCATGATATTAGTCATGCGGTACGTA GCCTTCAGTTTTCATCTAAGTATGATCTCACCCTAAAAGCTTATTCAGATTCGGACTGGGCAGGAGATGTCACTAATCGACAATCAATTACAggatattttgtgtttttgggAGATTCTCTTATATcttggagaagtaagaaacaaacTATCGTTTCTCGTTctagtgctgaagcagaatatcgagTTCTTGCTCATACCACTTCAGAAATCATATGGTTACTGTGGCTTCTTAGTGACATGGGAATTCATCTTCATAACCATACACCTATGTTTTGTGATAACAAGGCTTCTATACAGATCACTGACAATGATGTTTTTCACGAAAGAACTTAG